The genomic interval GAACGGCCGCAGCCTCGAAGCGCATACGCTCGTACGAAGCGCGATAGCGCAAGTCGGTCGGCTTTTTTTCGTAAGCGGCTTTGAAATCTTCGTAGGCTTCGAGATAATTCTGCCGCGCTTCGGCGTTCTGGCCCTTCTTGAAAAGCGTCTTGGCGGAATCGTCGGCGAATGCGGGAACCACTAAGGCGAGTGACAACAGCACCGCTGTACTTCGGGTGGGAATTCTCAAACCAGCTCCTTCGAGCCCTGTCCGCCGGAGATTCGCCGGCGGCAGGTTTGTCTTAGGCGGCAAAGCAGCGCGAACTTCGTTCCGATCAGACTGCTCCGGCATAAGCGGATCGGGATGCCGCTCCCGGAATCTCCGCAAGTCGCTGTTACATAACATCTTTTGCCAGTTGCGGAATTGCCGATTATAGCATCTGAACGCGGGCTGCCTTTTCGCTTGCACCAATTCTTGCATGGTACGATTTGAATTTGTCCGCAATGGGGATTTACCGCTATGGCTCGGCCCACCGTCCAAACCAAACCCGACAAGCCGAAGAATGTGAAACGCGATCCAGTGGCTTCGGGAGAGCGGGACGCGGCGGTCAATCGGGCAGCCTCGCACAACTACTTTCTGCTGGAAAAATACGAGGCGGGAGTCCAGCTTCGAGGTACCGAAGTGAAGTCAATCCGGGCAGGGCAAGTCCAACTTAAGGACGCCTATGGACTGGTGAAAGACGGCGAAGCCTGGCTGCTGAATGCCCATATTGGGCCCTACGAACATGGCAACATCTTCAACCACGAGCCGACGCGCACCCGCAAGCTTTTGCTGCACCGCGAAGAAATCAGGAAATTAATCGGAAAGACGCAGCAAAAGGGTTTAACGCTCATCCCAACTCGTGTCTATTTCCGAAATGGGAGAGCGAAGTGCGAACTCGCTCTCGCGCGTGGCAAGCAGGATTGGGACAAGCGAGAGACCGAACGGCGTCGAACGGCGGATAAGGAAGCACGAGAAGCAATTGCGCGCAGTCGCCGCCCTTAAAAGGGCAACAGCGTTTCGAGTTTCAGGTTTCGAGTTTCGGCAAAGCCAGCTGCAACGTGAATGGTCGGCAAAGGCTTTGCCGAAACCTGAAACTCGAAGCTTTTCCTGCATTTCGTGACTCCGTGGTGAAAACGCATTTATAAAAGGGAAAAAATGAAGATTGATCTAGTCATCAAGAACGCTGCTGAAGTCGAAACTGAATGCCTCGTAGTTCCCGTTGTCGATAAAGGAGAGAAGGACAAAGCCGTAGCCTCGCTGCTGACGGCAGAAAAACCGCTGCAGGATGCCGCGCAGGAGCTGGTCACCTCTGGCGAGATCGGAGGCAAGCCGCTGGAGATGGCACTGCTCTATCGCCCGATGGGGGTGAAAGCCAAGCGTGTGCTCCTCATCGGCGGAGGCAAAGAGGGAAAATTCAGTCCCAACGATCTACGCAAAATCTCCGGAGCTGCCGCGCGGTATCTGAAGCCGAAAAACATTCGCCATCTCGCTATTGCTCTTCCGTCCAACGTTCACTTCCATGCCGACAACGCGGTTCGCGCTGCGGTGATTGGAGCGTGTATCGGCGACTTCGATCCTGATGTCTACAAGAGCGATCGCAAAGATCAGCGACTGGAATCGCTATCGATCGTCGCGCCTCCCGGCAGCGATGAAAAGCTCCTGCGCTCAGCACTGAACGAAGGACGAATCATCGGAGAATCACAGAACTTCGCGCGTGAGCTGGTCAATGAGCCGGGCAATCGCCTCACTCCAACTATCCTGGCAGAGCGCGCAAAGAAGATGTGCGCCGAAAACGGATTGGAATGCGAGGTCCTCGGTCCGAATGAAATAAAAGCCCTGAAGATGGGCGCCTTCTGGAGCGTCGCGCAAGGCTCGGACGAGCCTCCGGCGATGATCATCGTGAAGTACTCGCCTGCTGGAGCGCCGGCGCAGCCCGTTTTGGGACTTGTGGGCAAAGCGATCACTTTCGACACCGGTGGCATTTCCATCAAACCCGCGGATGGCATGGAGAAAATGAAGTACGACATGGCCGGCGGCGCAGCCATGCTCGGCGCCATGCGGGCAATCGCGCAACTTAAGCCCAAAGTCAAAGTGAATGCCGTGATCTGCGCATCGGAAAACATGCCTTCCGGCAAGGCGCAGAAACCGGGCGACGTGCAGATCGCGATGTCAGGCAAGTCCATCGAGATCATTAACACCGATGCCGAGGGCCGCCTCGTCCTCGCCGATGGTCTCACGTACGCACGTACCAAATTGGGATGCACGCACCTGATCGATGCCGCAACTTTGACCGGCGCATGTGTGGTAGCGCTCGGCATGGTCAACGCTGGCGTGTTTGCGAACGACGATGCGCTCTACGAGCGCTTCCACAAGGCGCTGCATCAGGCCGGCGAGAAGATGTGGCGCTTACCGGTCGATGACGAGTACCGTGACATGATTAAGTCCGGCATCGCCGACATCATGAATAGCGGTGGACGCTACGGCGGGGCCGTGACGGCAGCCATGTTCCTCAAGGAATTTGTCGAAGACAAGCCCTGGATTCACCTCGACATTGCGGGCACAGCCTGGGTCGACGAGGCCAAACCCTTCATCGCGAAAGGACCGTCAGGAATCGCGGTGCGGAGTCTGATCGAATTCGTGCGCAGCTTCGAAACGCACCCTGCTTAACGTCCTTTTCACCACGGAGACACGGAGTCACGGAGAAAGCCTTTTCATTTTGTCATTCCGAACCTCCTGCTGGCGGTGGTGAGGAATCCCTATTGGCTTTCGCGAGCGCTGTTTGAGTTTGTATTGTCCCAGCCTTCAATGCCTTTTAGAGTCCTGCGCGAGAGTTCATCGCGACCTCTGCTTTTGTAGTCGTCGATAGAGATTCCTCGCCGCAGAATCGGCGCTCGGAATGACAAACGAATACCGCCCCCGTGCCTCCGTGTCTCCGTGGTGAAACCGCTCCGAGCTGCTGGAGAAGCTCTGCTATACTGTGAACGGCCTCGCCACCAGTGTGCGGAAGTGGTGAAATTGGCAGACACACCATCTTGAGGGGGTGGCGCCGAAAGGCATGGGGGTTCAAGTCCCCCCTTCCGCACCATAGATTTTGCCCCGCCTTCGCAGCATCCAGTCTTTCCAGCCCGTTGAAGCTGATGGACTTACGCCTGCAGGGCCCCGAAAGGTAACTCGCTCGCAATGATGTATCTGATTCTGGCTATTCACATTGTCGTTTGCTTCTTCATCGTCATCGTCGTCCTGCTGCAGAGCGGCCAGAGTGGCGACGTGGCCGCAGCTTTCGGCGGCATGGGATCGCAGACGGCCTTCGGCCCGCGTTCGTCGGCCAATGTTCTGACGAAGGCAACCACGTGGTCCGCAGTGATCTTCATGATCACCTCGATCGTTTTGTCGGTGATGATGAGCCGTCGTCACACTGGTTCGGTGCTGGAGAACACGAAACCAACGAAGCAGACGACCGCTCCGGCGCAGCCCGGCGCGCAGTCCAAAGGCTCGAACAGCGAGCCTCAGCCAGTCACGCGGTAAGTATCGGCGTCAGTACCGTGCGTAGGTACAAGCCTTGATCCACGAGATTTTCCCCGTTGGCCTTCTCGGCTGTAACTGCTCGGTGATCGGTGACGAGAGCACACGCGAAGCGCTTGTGATCGATCCCGGCGACGAGATTGAGCGGATCCTCGCCGTCCTCAATAAGCACCAGCTCAAGCTCAAGCAGATCATCGTCACTCATGCGCACATCGACCACGTCGGCGGGGCAATGAAGCTGAAGCAGGCCACGGGCGCCCCGATTTTGCTCAACAAGAACGATTACGCGCTGCTGAAGATGTTGGATATGCAAGCAGCCTGGATTGGAACGAAACCTCCCGGCGCTGTCGAAATCGATCAGAGTGTCGGGGATCATGATTCGGTTCAGTGCGGGAAGCTCCAGGCAGTCGCAATGCACACGCCGGGTCATACGGAAGGAAGTATCTGTATCTACTTCCCTGTGGAGCAAAAGCTCATAGCCGGCGACACTCTGTTTGCGGGCAGCATTGGAAGAACTGACCTGCCCGGCGGCTCCTTCAATAAGATCATCACTTCTCTGCACGATCGCGTGCTCGCGCTGCCAGACGAAACGGTGGTCGTCCCAGGTCACGGTCCGCTCACAACGATTGGGGAAGAGCGGCAGAGCAATCCGTTTCTGGTGAAGCGCTAGGCCGAATCAGAGCCGATTCTTTTCAGAACCGCCTGCAGGCCTTCCGCGAATACAGCATTGGGCGTAATGAGACTTAGAACCAGATATCCATCGCTCTGGAAGTCATAGAAATGACCTGGATGCACAACAACTCCTGACTTCTCGATAAGTTCAATTGCGAGTTCTTCATCGGATTGGCGGACAGGTACGCGGAGCACGACGTACCATCCGCCTTCGACTCGTAAGCGCTGGATTTCAGGGCAGGTCTGCAACTGGTCATCGACAAATTCCAAATTGGAACGGACTCTTTTCGTAAGCTGCGGTTGTACCTTCGTTCTCTGATGCAGCAAGGCAGGAATTGCATGCTGCACGGGCGCGTTTTGGGAAAGATAAGTGTCCGCAATTACCTCAAGACGCTGGTGCGCCTCTCGGCGCAGCTCTTCAGGACCGCTGAGAACCATCCAGGCAACCTTCATCTGCGGAAGGCAGGAGATTTTCGATAGTCCACTGAGCGCAAACGAAAGGCACTCTCGTGAAATAGCAGCGCTCATTTCCGCTTCAGCCTCTACTTCGTAGTCAAGAAACACCTCGTCGGAAATGAGCGCCAAGTCTCGTGCAGCGCAGAAAGCCTGCAACTGACGAAGCTCCGGGTTGTGTACGAATGATCCAGTGGGATTGTTGGGATTTACGATGAGGATCGCGCGAGTTCGCTCGGTTACTGCGCCCGGCAGTCCACCGATATCGATCTGCCAACCGTGATCGTAAAAAAGGTCGTAGCGGCGAAGCCTTACGTCTTGAATGTCTGCAAGAAAATCGAAGAGCGGGTAGCTCGGGCGCGGAACCAGGACTTCATCACCGGGATCGCATAGCAGCCGAAATAGGTACGAGTACGCTTCACTTGTACTGGTGGTCAGGAAAATCTGCTCCGGTGAAACCTGATCCTCCTGCCGAATTGCGTTCGCTTTGCAGTACTCGGCGACGGCGCGACGAGCTGACAGAAGCCCCTGCGGTTGAGGATCATAGGTGAGCGACTCAACGCGATGAAGTGAGTTCATTATGGACGCAGAATCAAATTCGAATCCGCACTCGGTGGGATTGGAAATCGTCAGATCGAGCAGCTTAGTTCCACGTGCGCGAGCTGTCGTGAGAGCCCGAGAGAAGCGGTTCTGGCCCAGTTCCCATTCCGTTCTTCGCGCGAACATGGATGTTCAATGTAACATCTGAGGTCATGACTCGGTCACGCCAGCCGCGCAAGCAACAGGGAGCGAAGAATGGGCAGCAGCCAATCGATTCAAGCTTCGCTCCGGTGGTGAATGCCTTCTCCCGCCGCCGCGATGTAACTTACGGCAAGTTGATGTCTTCTTATGGATTAAAGGTGAACGGCAAAATCTTCGCTATGTTTGGGCGCGGTAAGTTCGTTGCCAAACTCCCAAAGAGCAGGGTCGACGAACTCGTAACCCAAGGTAGAGGAGAACGCTTCGATCCCGGCCATGGGCGCCTCATGAAGGAGTGGATTGCAATCGATTCAGAGCCGGGACGCTGGACGCACTTGGCAGAAGAAGCATACGAGTTCGTCAAGAAGACTGTCTCCACAACTTAACGGGTGCGACTGCGCAAAAGTAACGGAGAGCCAACCAGAGGATCTGATTCGCTCTCTCTTGATGCTGGGAATTATTTACTGAGTTGAACGGGTTTCGTGAGTTTGAAGCTGAGAGCATACTCAGCTGGGATTTCAATTTCTTTATTCCCGGTAAAAGCAGTACCCGCAGTGCCCGCTCCAGCTCCGGCGAGCGCTCCTATCGCAGCTCCTTTTCCGCCGCCGGCGAGTCCGCCGATTAGCGCTCCCAGACCGGCGCCACCGCCGATCATCGTTGCCGAACGTTTACCCTTTCCTTTTTCCGTACGAGCGACAGCAGCGGTATCGACGGGAACGTTTTGTCCGTTAATTTCGACGGAGGTCAGCCTCAGTCCGAGCATCGCTCCGCCTTTGAAGCGTCCAAGGGGATGAGCTGTCGTCACGGTGCCGGTTGCCTTTGCACCGTCGGGAATGGCGACTGAGCCGCCAACATCTACCGGACGAGCGACCGTGGCAGTGAACGTCTCGCCAGCCTGGCTCGTTTTCGAACTGAGCGCCTGACCGGTGCGAACTGTGATCACCGTGCCCGCAGGTA from Terriglobales bacterium carries:
- the smpB gene encoding SsrA-binding protein SmpB — its product is MARPTVQTKPDKPKNVKRDPVASGERDAAVNRAASHNYFLLEKYEAGVQLRGTEVKSIRAGQVQLKDAYGLVKDGEAWLLNAHIGPYEHGNIFNHEPTRTRKLLLHREEIRKLIGKTQQKGLTLIPTRVYFRNGRAKCELALARGKQDWDKRETERRRTADKEAREAIARSRRP
- a CDS encoding leucyl aminopeptidase, which gives rise to MKIDLVIKNAAEVETECLVVPVVDKGEKDKAVASLLTAEKPLQDAAQELVTSGEIGGKPLEMALLYRPMGVKAKRVLLIGGGKEGKFSPNDLRKISGAAARYLKPKNIRHLAIALPSNVHFHADNAVRAAVIGACIGDFDPDVYKSDRKDQRLESLSIVAPPGSDEKLLRSALNEGRIIGESQNFARELVNEPGNRLTPTILAERAKKMCAENGLECEVLGPNEIKALKMGAFWSVAQGSDEPPAMIIVKYSPAGAPAQPVLGLVGKAITFDTGGISIKPADGMEKMKYDMAGGAAMLGAMRAIAQLKPKVKVNAVICASENMPSGKAQKPGDVQIAMSGKSIEIINTDAEGRLVLADGLTYARTKLGCTHLIDAATLTGACVVALGMVNAGVFANDDALYERFHKALHQAGEKMWRLPVDDEYRDMIKSGIADIMNSGGRYGGAVTAAMFLKEFVEDKPWIHLDIAGTAWVDEAKPFIAKGPSGIAVRSLIEFVRSFETHPA
- the secG gene encoding preprotein translocase subunit SecG, yielding MMYLILAIHIVVCFFIVIVVLLQSGQSGDVAAAFGGMGSQTAFGPRSSANVLTKATTWSAVIFMITSIVLSVMMSRRHTGSVLENTKPTKQTTAPAQPGAQSKGSNSEPQPVTR
- a CDS encoding MBL fold metallo-hydrolase encodes the protein MIHEIFPVGLLGCNCSVIGDESTREALVIDPGDEIERILAVLNKHQLKLKQIIVTHAHIDHVGGAMKLKQATGAPILLNKNDYALLKMLDMQAAWIGTKPPGAVEIDQSVGDHDSVQCGKLQAVAMHTPGHTEGSICIYFPVEQKLIAGDTLFAGSIGRTDLPGGSFNKIITSLHDRVLALPDETVVVPGHGPLTTIGEERQSNPFLVKR
- a CDS encoding pyridoxal phosphate-dependent aminotransferase, whose product is MFARRTEWELGQNRFSRALTTARARGTKLLDLTISNPTECGFEFDSASIMNSLHRVESLTYDPQPQGLLSARRAVAEYCKANAIRQEDQVSPEQIFLTTSTSEAYSYLFRLLCDPGDEVLVPRPSYPLFDFLADIQDVRLRRYDLFYDHGWQIDIGGLPGAVTERTRAILIVNPNNPTGSFVHNPELRQLQAFCAARDLALISDEVFLDYEVEAEAEMSAAISRECLSFALSGLSKISCLPQMKVAWMVLSGPEELRREAHQRLEVIADTYLSQNAPVQHAIPALLHQRTKVQPQLTKRVRSNLEFVDDQLQTCPEIQRLRVEGGWYVVLRVPVRQSDEELAIELIEKSGVVVHPGHFYDFQSDGYLVLSLITPNAVFAEGLQAVLKRIGSDSA